A genomic segment from Deinococcus sp. YIM 77859 encodes:
- a CDS encoding 1-acyl-sn-glycerol-3-phosphate acyltransferase, producing the protein MSDARPPLASASAEASVPRVNPWVYRLVLLITTLPVVLRGQRIEVHGREHVPPPGTALIVAGNHRTGLDPFLIAAALPPGRHLQFMAKKELFVPVIGAIIRAGGSFPVDRQANDLGAVRTGLRILQRGGTLGIFPEGTRGGGEVQGGVALLALKGQAPILPVGLSREGRRWIVRFGEPIPPVGGIKALTAAVGERLAELARPVSR; encoded by the coding sequence ATGAGTGATGCCCGTCCTCCCCTCGCCTCCGCTTCAGCCGAAGCCAGCGTGCCCCGCGTGAATCCCTGGGTCTACCGCCTGGTCCTCTTGATCACGACGCTGCCGGTGGTTCTGCGCGGGCAGCGCATCGAGGTGCACGGCCGCGAGCATGTTCCGCCGCCCGGCACCGCGCTGATCGTGGCGGGGAACCACCGTACGGGCCTGGACCCCTTCCTGATTGCCGCCGCCCTGCCGCCCGGGCGGCACCTGCAGTTCATGGCCAAAAAGGAACTCTTTGTACCGGTGATCGGCGCCATTATTCGCGCGGGAGGCTCTTTTCCGGTGGACCGCCAGGCGAACGATCTGGGGGCCGTCCGTACCGGCCTGCGGATCTTGCAGCGGGGCGGCACCCTGGGCATCTTTCCCGAAGGAACGCGCGGCGGAGGCGAGGTGCAGGGCGGCGTAGCGCTGCTGGCCCTCAAGGGTCAGGCCCCGATCCTGCCGGTGGGCCTGAGCCGCGAAGGGAGACGCTGGATCGTGCGGTTTGGCGAGCCGATTCCACCGGTGGGGGGCATCAAGGCCCTGACCGCTGCCGTAGGGGAGCGGCTCGCCGAACTCGCGCGGCCGGTGAGCCGGTGA
- a CDS encoding agmatine/peptidylarginine deiminase: protein MQHFSPKDPTPRDRGFAMPAEWAQHAATWMSWPADDELWFGHLAGVRNEFAELVRTIARFEPVHLLVRDEESERDARTRLTGAKVTVHRVPLDDSWIRDNGPIFVQDEQGRVSLVNWRFNAWGGKFHWQKDDHIPEYVAEVLNLSHWDRPEVLEGGGIEVNGAGVGLTTRSCLLTATRNPGMTEADYAALLRETLGVDKLLWLDGGLENDHTDGHIDTITRFVDERTIVTSVAEDPQDANFPVMQQNLTELRGMTDLGGQPFRIVELPLPAHRLEGAEGRLPPTYANFYIGNGFVVVPLYGDPNDTRALDVLRPLFPGREVIGLPSRAIIEGGGSFHCMTQQQPAGPVWTGEE, encoded by the coding sequence ATGCAGCACTTCTCCCCCAAGGACCCGACGCCCCGCGACCGGGGCTTTGCCATGCCCGCCGAGTGGGCGCAGCACGCAGCCACCTGGATGAGCTGGCCCGCTGACGACGAGCTGTGGTTCGGCCACCTGGCGGGCGTGCGGAATGAGTTCGCCGAACTGGTGCGGACCATCGCCCGCTTTGAGCCCGTACACCTGCTTGTGCGCGACGAAGAAAGCGAGCGGGACGCGCGCACACGTCTGACCGGCGCGAAGGTCACCGTTCACCGTGTTCCCCTGGATGACTCCTGGATCCGCGACAACGGCCCGATCTTCGTGCAGGACGAACAGGGCCGGGTTTCCCTGGTGAACTGGCGCTTTAATGCCTGGGGCGGCAAGTTCCACTGGCAAAAGGACGACCACATCCCCGAGTACGTGGCCGAAGTGCTCAACCTGTCCCACTGGGACCGCCCGGAGGTGCTTGAGGGCGGCGGCATCGAGGTGAACGGTGCGGGCGTGGGGCTGACCACCCGGTCTTGCCTCCTCACGGCGACGCGCAATCCCGGGATGACCGAGGCGGACTACGCTGCCCTCCTGCGCGAGACGCTGGGCGTAGACAAGCTGCTGTGGCTGGACGGCGGCCTAGAAAACGACCACACCGACGGGCACATCGACACCATCACCCGCTTTGTGGACGAGCGGACCATCGTGACCAGCGTGGCCGAAGACCCGCAGGACGCCAACTTCCCGGTGATGCAACAGAACCTGACGGAACTGCGCGGGATGACCGACCTGGGGGGTCAGCCCTTCCGCATCGTCGAGTTGCCGCTTCCCGCCCACCGCCTGGAGGGGGCAGAAGGCCGTCTCCCGCCCACCTACGCGAACTTCTACATCGGAAACGGCTTCGTGGTCGTGCCCCTGTACGGCGACCCGAACGACACGCGGGCGCTTGACGTGCTGCGGCCCCTCTTCCCGGGACGCGAGGTGATCGGTCTCCCCAGCCGCGCCATCATCGAGGGGGGCGGTTCCTTTCACTGCATGACGCAGCAGCAGCCGGCGGGGCCGGTCTGGACAGGAGAGGAGTGA
- a CDS encoding ABC transporter ATP-binding protein, translated as MDRMTGDQRLAAGLALEALDLHVRAGNIPALRGVSAAFHAGQFSAVIGPNGAGKSTLLRALLGLSVPEAGEVRLGGRPLRAWSRPERARTLAYLAQGEALPEGARVRDVVALGRGAGEWRWGLFPTRPWTQADEDAVTEAMRRTDTLRFQDRRVTDLSGGERQRVSLARALAGQPRFLLLDEPTNHLDLAYGLEVIRHARCEAAGGLGVVAVLHDLNLAARADRLLLLQGGRVLAQGTPEEVLTPAHLHAAYGLRARVVRDVGRLLVIPED; from the coding sequence ATGGATAGGATGACCGGCGACCAGCGGCTCGCTGCGGGCCTAGCGCTGGAGGCGCTTGATCTGCACGTTCGGGCCGGGAACATTCCGGCGCTGCGGGGCGTGAGTGCCGCCTTTCACGCGGGGCAGTTTTCCGCCGTGATCGGGCCAAATGGAGCAGGAAAAAGCACGCTGCTGCGGGCGCTGCTGGGCCTCAGCGTGCCGGAGGCGGGAGAAGTGCGGCTCGGGGGCCGTCCGCTGCGTGCGTGGTCGCGCCCGGAGCGGGCCCGCACCCTGGCGTACCTCGCGCAGGGGGAGGCGCTGCCCGAGGGGGCCCGCGTGCGCGACGTGGTGGCCCTGGGGCGCGGTGCGGGCGAGTGGCGGTGGGGCCTCTTTCCCACCCGGCCCTGGACCCAGGCCGACGAGGACGCGGTCACAGAGGCCATGCGCCGCACCGACACCCTGCGTTTTCAGGACCGGCGGGTGACCGACCTCAGCGGCGGCGAGCGCCAACGCGTCAGCCTGGCGCGAGCGCTCGCCGGGCAGCCCCGTTTCCTGCTGCTGGACGAACCCACCAATCACCTCGACCTCGCCTACGGCCTGGAGGTGATTCGTCACGCCCGCTGCGAGGCCGCGGGGGGGCTGGGCGTCGTGGCCGTGCTGCACGACCTGAACCTTGCCGCCCGCGCCGACCGGCTGCTGCTGTTGCAGGGGGGGCGGGTGCTCGCGCAGGGCACGCCGGAGGAGGTGCTGACTCCCGCGCACCTGCACGCGGCCTATGGCCTGCGCGCCCGCGTGGTTCGCGACGTGGGCCGTCTCCTCGTCATTCCGGAGGATTGA
- the truA gene encoding tRNA pseudouridine(38-40) synthase TruA: MDHGSTFAPPDGFQRLRLLLAWDGASFAGWQSQRRAPSVQDALHAALVQLGGQQVARPVAAGRTDAGVHAEAMPAHVDVPQDFRVPPAQLARALNAHLPPSVAVLEVAPAPPGFHARFSCTERRYTYRLLNAPQRHPLWAGRALHVPGPLDVPAMNAAAATLLGTHDFAAFATREDRQTVRELRALGIQPGPALPGGRVWEVHVAGESFLRHMVRGLVGTLLLVGRGKLDAEAVSAILAGRERSGAGANVPAHGLYFTGARYDAPARTMKRSSTGLASDIP; this comes from the coding sequence ATGGATCATGGGTCCACCTTCGCCCCGCCCGACGGCTTTCAGCGCCTGCGCCTGCTGCTTGCCTGGGACGGTGCGAGCTTTGCTGGTTGGCAGTCCCAGCGACGCGCGCCGAGCGTCCAGGACGCCTTGCATGCAGCCCTCGTGCAGCTGGGCGGCCAGCAGGTGGCCCGTCCCGTCGCCGCTGGGCGCACGGATGCGGGGGTCCACGCCGAGGCGATGCCCGCGCACGTGGACGTGCCGCAGGACTTTCGCGTCCCTCCGGCACAACTCGCCCGCGCGCTCAACGCACACCTGCCGCCCAGCGTGGCCGTGCTGGAGGTGGCGCCTGCGCCCCCCGGCTTCCACGCCCGCTTCTCCTGTACCGAGCGGCGCTATACCTACCGGCTGCTGAATGCGCCGCAGCGCCACCCCCTGTGGGCAGGACGCGCGCTGCACGTCCCCGGACCGCTCGACGTGCCCGCGATGAACGCCGCCGCCGCCACGCTGCTGGGCACCCACGACTTCGCCGCCTTCGCCACCCGCGAGGACCGGCAAACGGTGCGGGAACTGCGCGCCCTGGGCATCCAGCCTGGCCCCGCGCTTCCCGGCGGGCGGGTCTGGGAAGTTCATGTCGCGGGCGAGAGCTTCCTGCGGCACATGGTCCGGGGTCTGGTGGGCACCCTGCTTCTCGTTGGCCGGGGCAAGCTGGATGCCGAGGCGGTCAGCGCCATCCTTGCCGGGCGTGAGCGGTCGGGGGCGGGGGCGAACGTGCCCGCGCACGGGTTGTATTTCACGGGGGCGAGGTACGACGCTCCAGCGAGGACGATGAAGCGTTCCTCAACCGGTCTCGCCAGCGACATACCCTAA
- a CDS encoding ribonuclease catalytic domain-containing protein codes for MTEAPSTTPELTSAQRTEVELVARGKQAKSRTLRELGQPETPEAAHALLLRLGLWDEARTPYADRLGVALTPVTQPVPDFPAEERLDLTHLPAFAIDDEGNRDPDDAVSSEPLPGGLTRLWVHVADVAALVPAKSPLDEEARARGATLYLPDQTVGMLPDALVERAGLGLTETSPALSIALDLDADGNAETVDVHLTRVRVTRLTYTQAQQRLEAGEAPFVQLAHLARASRALREGEGALSIDLPEVRVRADKHGAVVAPLPKPEMRAVVQECMTLAGWAAAIYADDHGLPLPFATQDAPTRDVQGDTLPAHWARRKTLARTRFQPAPGPHHGMGLDLYAQATSPLRRYLDLVVHQQLRAHLTGRVPLSSQEVAARVAQAQMNADATRQAERLSRKHHTLRFVAAQPDRVWDAVVVERRGPQATLLLPDLALDLPLSTPASLGTALRVRLTDVNLPALTVRARPL; via the coding sequence ATGACTGAGGCCCCTTCCACCACGCCCGAATTGACGTCTGCGCAGCGCACGGAGGTGGAGCTTGTCGCGCGCGGCAAACAGGCCAAATCGCGCACTCTGCGCGAGCTGGGTCAGCCCGAGACGCCCGAGGCGGCGCACGCGCTCCTGCTCCGTCTGGGCCTGTGGGACGAGGCCCGCACCCCCTACGCCGACCGGCTGGGCGTGGCCCTGACTCCGGTGACACAACCGGTCCCCGACTTTCCCGCAGAAGAACGCCTCGATCTCACGCACCTTCCCGCCTTTGCGATCGACGACGAGGGGAACCGCGACCCAGACGACGCGGTGAGCAGCGAGCCGCTTCCCGGCGGCCTCACGCGGCTATGGGTGCATGTGGCAGACGTGGCGGCCCTCGTCCCGGCGAAGAGTCCCCTCGACGAGGAGGCCCGCGCGCGCGGCGCCACCCTGTACCTCCCCGACCAGACGGTCGGAATGCTGCCCGACGCCCTCGTCGAACGCGCCGGCCTGGGCCTGACAGAAACGAGCCCGGCCCTGTCCATCGCACTGGACCTGGATGCCGACGGCAACGCCGAGACGGTGGATGTGCACCTGACCCGGGTGCGCGTCACGCGCCTCACGTACACCCAGGCGCAGCAGCGGCTGGAGGCCGGTGAGGCACCCTTTGTGCAGCTCGCCCACCTGGCCCGTGCGAGCCGCGCGCTGCGCGAAGGGGAAGGGGCCCTCAGCATCGACCTTCCCGAGGTGCGGGTCAGGGCCGACAAGCACGGCGCGGTGGTCGCACCCCTCCCCAAACCCGAGATGCGCGCGGTGGTGCAGGAGTGCATGACGCTGGCGGGCTGGGCCGCCGCGATCTACGCCGACGACCACGGCCTTCCCCTCCCCTTCGCCACCCAGGACGCGCCCACGCGGGACGTGCAGGGAGACACGCTCCCGGCCCACTGGGCCCGGCGCAAGACGCTCGCGCGGACCCGCTTCCAGCCCGCACCCGGTCCGCACCACGGCATGGGCCTGGACCTGTACGCGCAGGCCACCAGTCCGCTGCGGCGCTACCTCGACCTGGTGGTGCACCAGCAGCTCCGCGCCCACCTGACGGGCCGGGTCCCCCTCAGCAGCCAGGAGGTCGCCGCGCGCGTCGCCCAGGCGCAGATGAACGCGGACGCGACCCGGCAGGCAGAGCGCCTCAGCCGCAAGCACCATACCCTGCGCTTTGTGGCGGCCCAACCAGACCGGGTGTGGGACGCCGTGGTGGTGGAGCGGCGCGGCCCGCAGGCGACGCTGCTCCTGCCTGACCTGGCCCTCGACCTGCCCCTCAGCACCCCAGCCAGCCTCGGCACGGCCCTCCGGGTGCGGCTCACGGACGTGAATCTCCCCGCGCTGACGGTGCGGGCGCGCCCGCTGTAG
- a CDS encoding ferredoxin, whose product MPPKFFPTRGHLLVCQGPNCQARGSRLLHQALWNYLERTSLAYYKRGGTVRLTESGCLGACSYGPTLCVYRERRGHLEEGWYAAVDVPLAAKIALAVHEEAELPQERRYGPEKGG is encoded by the coding sequence TTGCCCCCCAAATTCTTCCCTACGCGCGGCCATCTCCTCGTTTGTCAGGGCCCCAACTGCCAGGCACGGGGCTCTCGCCTGCTGCATCAGGCCCTCTGGAACTACCTGGAACGCACCTCCCTCGCCTACTACAAGAGGGGCGGGACGGTCCGGCTCACCGAGAGTGGCTGTTTGGGCGCCTGCAGCTACGGCCCGACCCTGTGCGTCTACCGCGAGCGGCGCGGCCACCTGGAAGAGGGCTGGTATGCCGCTGTGGATGTTCCCCTGGCGGCGAAAATCGCGCTGGCCGTGCACGAGGAGGCGGAGTTGCCACAGGAGCGGCGGTACGGGCCAGAGAAGGGCGGATGA
- the aguB gene encoding N-carbamoylputrescine amidase yields MTHNVKLAVVQMHVTDRLEDNVSRAEAHVRDAARQGAQVILLPELFENLYFCQVEREDYFALAHPVEGHPFIGRFQNLAAELGVVLPLSYFERAGQAHYNSLVCIDADGTLLGNYRKTHIPDGPGYEEKFYFNPGDTGFKVWATRYGRVGVGICWDQWYPETARALMLQGADFLLYPTAIGTEPAEVESPNNHRMWQRAMVGHAVSNSTYVGAANRIGTEVVGDLAQTYYGHSFICDYTGEIVAEFGETEEGPLVHTLNLAEARKFRAGMGFFRDRRPELYGPLLTTDGVTRRG; encoded by the coding sequence ATGACGCACAACGTGAAGCTCGCGGTCGTGCAGATGCACGTCACTGACCGGCTGGAAGACAACGTGAGCCGCGCCGAAGCCCATGTCCGGGACGCGGCCCGCCAGGGGGCGCAGGTGATCTTGCTGCCCGAACTGTTCGAGAACCTGTACTTCTGTCAGGTCGAGCGCGAGGACTATTTTGCGCTGGCCCATCCGGTCGAGGGGCATCCCTTTATCGGGCGGTTCCAGAACCTGGCCGCAGAACTCGGCGTCGTGCTTCCCCTCTCGTACTTCGAGCGGGCGGGGCAAGCGCACTACAACTCGCTGGTGTGCATCGATGCCGACGGCACCCTGCTCGGCAACTACCGCAAGACGCACATTCCCGACGGTCCCGGCTACGAGGAAAAATTTTACTTCAACCCCGGCGACACCGGCTTCAAGGTGTGGGCCACCCGCTACGGCCGCGTCGGCGTGGGCATCTGCTGGGACCAGTGGTATCCCGAGACCGCCCGCGCGCTGATGCTGCAGGGGGCTGACTTCCTGCTGTATCCAACCGCCATCGGCACCGAGCCCGCCGAGGTGGAGAGCCCCAACAACCACCGCATGTGGCAGCGCGCCATGGTGGGGCACGCCGTCAGCAACTCCACCTATGTGGGCGCCGCCAACCGCATCGGCACCGAGGTGGTGGGCGACCTCGCCCAGACGTACTACGGCCACTCCTTTATCTGTGACTACACCGGCGAGATCGTGGCCGAGTTCGGTGAAACCGAGGAAGGGCCCCTCGTGCACACCCTCAACCTCGCAGAAGCCCGCAAGTTTCGCGCCGGAATGGGCTTTTTCCGCGACCGCCGTCCCGAGCTGTACGGCCCGCTGCTGACGACGGACGGGGTGACGCGGCGGGGGTGA
- the xseB gene encoding exodeoxyribonuclease VII small subunit, with product MPDPETPLTYREAYARLSRIAAELEAGEADLDRVLPLLEEARAAYAACRARIAAVQAVLAGDWAGGEEDGPAQED from the coding sequence GTGCCGGATCCCGAGACACCGCTCACCTACCGTGAGGCCTACGCGCGGCTTTCGCGCATCGCCGCCGAATTGGAAGCTGGCGAAGCTGACCTTGACCGGGTGCTGCCGCTGCTCGAAGAAGCCCGCGCCGCCTATGCCGCTTGCCGCGCGCGCATCGCGGCGGTGCAGGCGGTGCTGGCGGGCGACTGGGCTGGCGGGGAGGAGGACGGCCCCGCGCAGGAGGACTAG
- a CDS encoding iron ABC transporter permease — translation MNLEQEGRAAAPAVWPKRLGQTAALVAALLAAVVLAVGLGSVTIPPGEVLGALWRGLTQLGGGAELTGNDVIVWQIRLPRVAMGLVVGACLAVCGGAFQGVFRNPLADPYLLGVASGAGLGATVAIVAGWPHSSIPLAALLLALAAVSVTLVLAREGRRFPPTRLILAGVVVGSVLTACTTFLILRGEDRARQVLAYTLGDLGFSGWRDVATVLPYAALGCGVLVLLGRALDTLQLGDLTARSLGVPVERLRLLVVVAASLATAAAVAYVGIIGFVGLVVPHVVRLAWGTTHRVLLPVCALMGGTLLVLADLLARVTLLSQVGVVTTLLGGPFFLWLLRRERHG, via the coding sequence GTGAACCTGGAGCAGGAGGGGCGGGCGGCGGCCCCGGCAGTGTGGCCCAAGCGCCTCGGCCAGACCGCCGCACTCGTGGCCGCGCTGCTGGCGGCGGTGGTGCTGGCCGTCGGCCTGGGCAGCGTCACCATTCCGCCGGGCGAGGTGCTGGGGGCGTTGTGGCGGGGCCTGACACAGCTCGGGGGGGGCGCGGAGCTCACCGGCAACGACGTGATCGTGTGGCAGATTCGCCTGCCTCGCGTCGCGATGGGCCTGGTGGTGGGCGCCTGCCTCGCGGTGTGTGGGGGAGCTTTTCAGGGGGTGTTTCGCAATCCGCTGGCCGACCCCTACCTGCTGGGCGTGGCGAGTGGGGCGGGGCTGGGAGCGACGGTCGCCATCGTCGCGGGGTGGCCGCACAGCAGCATTCCGCTCGCGGCGCTGCTGCTGGCCCTCGCCGCCGTCAGCGTGACCCTGGTCCTGGCGCGGGAGGGGCGGCGCTTTCCGCCCACGCGCCTGATTTTGGCGGGGGTGGTGGTGGGTAGCGTCCTGACCGCCTGCACCACCTTTTTGATCCTGCGTGGCGAGGACCGGGCGCGGCAGGTGCTCGCGTACACGCTGGGCGATCTGGGCTTCAGCGGGTGGCGGGACGTGGCGACCGTGCTCCCCTACGCCGCCTTGGGCTGCGGCGTGCTGGTCCTGCTGGGGCGCGCGCTGGATACGCTGCAGCTCGGCGACCTCACCGCCCGTAGCTTGGGTGTGCCGGTCGAGCGCCTGCGGCTCTTGGTGGTGGTGGCCGCCAGCCTCGCGACCGCCGCTGCCGTCGCCTACGTAGGCATCATCGGCTTTGTGGGCCTGGTGGTGCCGCACGTCGTTCGGCTCGCCTGGGGAACCACTCACCGCGTCCTCCTCCCCGTCTGTGCCCTGATGGGCGGAACACTCCTGGTGCTGGCGGACCTCTTGGCCCGCGTCACCCTGCTCTCACAGGTCGGGGTGGTGACCACGCTGCTGGGCGGGCCATTTTTCCTGTGGCTGCTGCGGCGGGAGCGGCATGGATAG
- a CDS encoding DUF2089 domain-containing protein, with protein sequence MPRPLPLPFPDETEAPLVTELRFPTSGVTVRGVFELNEFATLTPENLDFLRLYIRVRGNLKEVERVLGVSYPTVRARFDTLLRAIGYEPEPADPQAEVLASLERGEITPDEAARKLRR encoded by the coding sequence ATGCCCAGACCCCTCCCCCTGCCCTTCCCCGACGAGACCGAAGCTCCCCTTGTCACCGAGCTGCGTTTCCCGACAAGCGGCGTCACCGTGCGCGGCGTCTTCGAGCTCAACGAGTTTGCCACGCTCACGCCCGAGAATCTCGACTTCCTGCGCCTCTACATCCGGGTGCGCGGCAACCTCAAGGAGGTGGAGCGGGTGCTGGGCGTGAGTTATCCCACCGTGCGGGCCCGCTTCGATACCCTGCTGCGCGCCATCGGGTACGAGCCGGAGCCCGCGGATCCGCAGGCTGAGGTGCTGGCCAGCCTGGAACGCGGCGAGATCACCCCTGACGAGGCAGCGCGCAAACTGCGGCGCTAA
- a CDS encoding ABC transporter substrate-binding protein, giving the protein MRRVFLCTLGLALTGAVASATSYPLTLTDDLGRKVTLRAEPKRIVSVLPSTTETLCALGVCDRLVGVDDFSDYPQQVTKLPKVGGLYDPDIEKMVALKPDLVLVSKYGKLVEPLTQAGITVLAVNPETYEEVFSKTLTLGRVVNREAQARALVLNMRRDIARVEILTKNAVRKPTTYLEIDPTPYSIGPNSFMGVLLTKAGARNIIPASMGDFPKVDPEFIVKANPQLMLGLDLKTARSRPGWQNLQAVRTGRVIEIPKDLNTILGRPGPRLPQALRGLARLVHPELFR; this is encoded by the coding sequence ATGCGTAGAGTCTTCCTGTGCACCCTGGGGCTCGCCCTCACCGGGGCGGTGGCGTCCGCGACCAGCTATCCCCTCACCCTGACGGACGACCTGGGGCGCAAAGTCACCCTGCGTGCAGAACCCAAGCGCATCGTCAGCGTGCTGCCCAGCACCACCGAAACGCTGTGCGCCCTGGGGGTGTGTGACCGGCTGGTTGGGGTGGATGACTTCAGTGACTACCCGCAGCAGGTCACGAAGCTCCCGAAGGTGGGCGGCCTGTACGATCCCGACATCGAGAAGATGGTGGCCCTCAAACCCGACCTGGTGCTGGTGAGTAAGTACGGCAAGCTGGTCGAGCCGCTCACCCAGGCGGGAATCACCGTGCTGGCCGTGAATCCCGAGACGTACGAGGAGGTCTTTTCCAAGACCCTCACCCTGGGCCGGGTGGTGAACCGCGAGGCGCAGGCGCGCGCGCTTGTGCTCAATATGCGGCGCGACATTGCCCGCGTCGAGATCCTGACAAAAAACGCCGTGCGCAAGCCGACCACCTACCTCGAAATCGACCCCACGCCGTACTCCATTGGCCCTAACTCATTTATGGGCGTGCTGCTCACCAAGGCGGGGGCGCGCAACATCATTCCTGCCTCGATGGGTGACTTTCCCAAGGTGGACCCGGAATTCATCGTGAAGGCCAACCCGCAGCTGATGCTGGGCCTGGACCTGAAGACCGCGCGCAGCCGCCCCGGCTGGCAGAACCTTCAGGCGGTGCGGACCGGGCGAGTCATCGAGATTCCAAAGGACCTCAATACCATCCTGGGCCGCCCTGGCCCGCGTCTACCCCAGGCGCTGCGGGGCCTGGCACGGCTCGTTCACCCGGAACTCTTTCGGTAG
- a CDS encoding GNAT family N-acetyltransferase, with the protein MSARVIPLGAGYEARPISLAAYRDACARLEGRIFGGNWGYAFGPPAKPPPPLGETFQWGLYHDRDLIGWHHAHQRDERTVSMADTGILPEHQGRGLYSRLLPHVLEVYRRAGYTLVQSHHRATNNRVIIPKLRAGFFLQGLNLYEGGLNVALTLSLDETYREAMHVRSGLRQASGETARRLGLALREEAAESGPAPHLPLPAVEGQGLDLGDGYTLWRVPYEVYRDVYTQLEDAAYASVSFNWSAPAPLPEPGVPTYTWLISHAGEVAGWHFSRQWDARTVYMSNTAFLPEHRGRGLYTRLLPIVLDTLRQEGYRLVRSHHHATNNAVLLPKLRAGFRIQGLHANEHGVMTVLIYSFDPVYRDYMDARSGLIRPEGELSRRLGLKLREEEA; encoded by the coding sequence GTGAGCGCGCGCGTCATCCCGCTGGGTGCCGGGTACGAGGCTCGCCCCATCTCGCTGGCCGCCTACCGGGACGCCTGCGCTCGGCTGGAGGGGCGCATCTTCGGGGGGAACTGGGGCTACGCCTTCGGACCACCGGCCAAACCGCCCCCACCGCTGGGCGAAACCTTCCAGTGGGGCCTCTACCACGACCGGGACCTGATCGGCTGGCACCACGCCCACCAGCGGGACGAGCGAACGGTGTCCATGGCCGATACCGGAATCCTGCCGGAGCATCAGGGCCGGGGGCTGTATAGCCGCCTGCTGCCGCACGTGCTGGAGGTCTACCGCAGGGCAGGGTACACCCTGGTGCAGAGTCACCACCGCGCCACGAACAACCGGGTCATCATCCCCAAGCTGCGGGCCGGGTTTTTCCTTCAGGGCCTGAATCTGTACGAGGGCGGGCTCAACGTGGCTCTGACCCTCAGCCTGGACGAGACATACCGGGAAGCGATGCACGTTCGCAGCGGCCTGCGGCAGGCGTCGGGCGAGACGGCGCGGCGGCTGGGCCTGGCGCTCCGGGAGGAGGCGGCAGAGAGCGGCCCGGCCCCCCACCTGCCGCTTCCAGCGGTGGAGGGCCAGGGCCTGGACCTGGGAGACGGCTACACCCTTTGGCGCGTCCCCTACGAGGTGTACCGGGACGTGTACACCCAGCTGGAGGACGCCGCCTACGCATCGGTGTCTTTCAACTGGAGCGCTCCTGCGCCGCTTCCCGAGCCAGGCGTCCCAACGTACACCTGGCTCATCTCACATGCAGGCGAGGTGGCTGGCTGGCACTTCTCCCGCCAGTGGGACGCCCGAACGGTCTACATGAGCAACACGGCCTTTCTTCCCGAGCACCGGGGCCGGGGCCTGTATACCCGGCTGCTACCCATTGTGCTGGACACCCTCCGGCAGGAGGGCTACCGCCTGGTGCGCAGCCACCACCACGCCACCAACAACGCGGTGCTGCTGCCCAAACTGCGCGCAGGCTTCCGAATTCAGGGCCTGCACGCCAATGAGCACGGCGTGATGACGGTCCTGATCTACAGCTTCGACCCCGTGTACCGTGACTACATGGACGCTCGCAGCGGCCTGATCCGCCCGGAGGGCGAACTCAGCCGCCGTCTGGGCCTGAAGTTGAGGGAGGAGGAGGCATGA
- a CDS encoding flavin reductase family protein: MTASPAFEHFDFAALDPADRYKLLTGTVVPRPIAWVTTLNADGGVNLAPFSFFGLLGSDPAVVAFAPGDRPDGTPKDTALNLRSGGEFTVNLVSADLAPVMNATATDFPRGMDEAATLGITLVPGTLVRVPRVAASPAALECREVQTVLIGRTRVILGEVLGLHLRADALLDAQRFQVNTAALDLVGRMGGRGTYTHTRDTFILDRISYTQWQERLAKD; encoded by the coding sequence GTGACTGCTTCTCCTGCCTTTGAACACTTTGATTTCGCGGCGCTGGACCCTGCGGACCGCTACAAGCTGCTCACGGGTACCGTGGTCCCGCGCCCCATCGCCTGGGTGACCACGCTGAACGCGGATGGAGGCGTCAACCTCGCGCCCTTTTCCTTCTTCGGGCTGCTGGGGTCTGACCCGGCGGTGGTGGCCTTCGCACCCGGCGACCGTCCGGACGGCACACCCAAGGACACGGCCCTTAATCTCCGCTCGGGCGGTGAATTCACGGTCAATCTCGTCAGCGCCGACCTCGCCCCCGTGATGAACGCCACGGCGACTGACTTTCCCCGCGGAATGGATGAGGCCGCGACCCTGGGGATCACGCTGGTTCCCGGCACTCTGGTTCGTGTGCCGCGCGTGGCGGCCAGCCCCGCCGCCCTCGAATGCCGCGAGGTCCAGACGGTTCTGATCGGCCGCACCCGCGTCATCCTGGGCGAGGTGTTGGGCCTCCACCTGCGCGCGGACGCCCTGCTCGACGCCCAGCGCTTTCAGGTGAACACCGCCGCCCTCGACCTGGTGGGCCGCATGGGCGGCCGCGGCACCTATACCCACACCCGGGACACCTTTATCCTTGACCGCATCAGCTACACGCAGTGGCAAGAGCGGCTCGCCAAGGACTGA